A genomic region of Phragmites australis chromosome 2, lpPhrAust1.1, whole genome shotgun sequence contains the following coding sequences:
- the LOC133908747 gene encoding proline-rich receptor-like protein kinase PERK1 isoform X3 — protein sequence MHSWQSSRGPSESPLPPLNPSPHMATGGTFAYDDLAAASDGFSDGNLLGQGGFGHVYRGTVGGQEVAIKKLRAGSGQGDREFRAEVEIISRVHHKNLVSLVGYCIHGEQRLLVYEYVPNKTLEFHLHGSGRPTLDWPRRWKVAVGSAKGLAYLHEDCHPKIIHRDIKAANILLDYNYEPKVADFGLAKYQGAETTAISTRVMGTFGYLAPEYAATGKVTDRSDVFSFGVMLLELITGRKPIMQSSDYQPETLVSWARPLLTKAVEEENYDELIDPKLETAYDAYDMARLVACAAAAVRQTARSRPRMSQIVRYLEGELSPEDLNAGVNPGKSAMQRSGGGTTDQISRLRRMAFGPGAGAGSGTITEYTSSEFSEPTSEYGQNPSSEYTASSAGETGEMAAGAQAQQGTRRRQAGDTERMSRRTTISRQAGRDT from the exons ATGCACTCGTGGCAGAGCAGCCGCGGCCCGTCCGAGTCCCCGCTTCCGCCCCTGAACCCTTCGCCGCACATGGCCACTGGCGGCACGTTCGCGTACGACGACCTGGCGGCGGCGTCGGACGGGTTCTCCGACGGGAACCTGCTCGGGCAGGGCGGGTTCGGGCACGTGTACCGCGGCACGGTGGGCGGGCAGGAGGTGGCCATCAAGAAGCTGCGCGCCGGGAGCGGGCAGGGCGACCGCGAGTTCCGCGCCGAGGTGGAGATCATCAGCCGGGTGCACCACAAGAACCTCGTCTCCCTCGTCGGCTACTGCATCCACGGCGAGCAGCGGCTGCTCGTCTACGAGTACGTCCCCAACAAGACCCTCGAGTTCCACCTGCACG GGAGCGGCAGGCCGACGCTGGACTGGCCGCGGCGGTGGAAGGTCGCCGTCGGCTCGGCGAAGGGCCTGGCCTATCTGCACGAAGACT GCCATCCCAAGATTATCCACCGTGACATCAAGGCGGCCAATATCCTTCTGGATTACAACTACGAGCCAAAG GTTGCAGATTTTGGGCTGGCCAAATACCAAGGAGCAGAAACAACCGCTATTTCTACGCGCGTAATGGGAACTTTTGG ATATTTGGCGCCAGAATATGCTGCCACCGGCAAAGTTACTGACCGGTCTGACGTCTTCTCCTTCGGTGTAATGCTTCTGGAACTGATCACCGGGAGGAAACCTATTATGCAATCCTCAGATTATCAGCCCGAGACATTGGTTTCTTGG GCTAGGCCATTGCTGACTAAAGCTGTCGAGGAGGAAAACTACGACGAGCTGATCGATCCGAAGCTGGAGACGGCCTACGACGCGTACGACATGGCGCGCCTGGTCGCGTGTGCCGCGGCCGCCGTGCGCCAGACCGCGCGGTCTCGCCCGCGGATGAGCCAG ATCGTCCGGTACCTGGAGGGCGAGCTGTCGCCGGAGGACCTGAACGCCGGCGTGAACCCGGGGAAGAGCGCGATGCAGCGTTCGGGTGGTGGCACGACGGACCAGATCAGCCGGCTCCGGAGGATGGCGTTCGGGCCGGGCGCGGGTGCGGGCTCTGGGACCATCACGGAGTACACGAGCAGCGAGTTCAGCGAGCCCACCAGCGAGTACGGGCAGAACCCGTCCAGCGAGTACACGGCCAGCAGCGCGGGCGAAACGGGGGAGATGGCGGCGGGCGCGCAGGCGCAGCAGGGAACCCGCAGGCGCCAGGCCGGTGACACCGAGAGGATGAGCCGGCGCACCACCATCAGCAGGCAGGCCGGCCGTGACACCTGA